TTTTAACTTCACAAGTATGCTGACTAAAATATAATTTatacaaagatttttttttaaatttagggtGCTTCCAGCCAAGCACAGGTACTGTATTGTTATTTAAGTCATTGGTTATAAGTGAAGTTATACATTTTAAACCAAAATAACTAAAATACCAGGCATAACACAGTTTCTTGATAATCCCTGAAATGTTAAACAAAAATCAGGCAAGACTTATTATTCATTAACTGTTTAATTTGGTGTACCTGATATTTCATTTTTTGATGTCCAATAAAACAAAAGGATGAAAGATTCATCCATAGCTTTCTATCAGGTGTTTGAATGTACAGAAATGAATGTTTTCATCATACAGTACAACCTATGTGTATCACAAGGTCCACAAAAGACAATGTTCATAATGTACAATTTAGACAATACATGAGCATTTGCAAGAAATAACAATTTAACTACAGTGAAATGACAAAACAGTTCCAGTGAAAATTTAGCAGAATATAAAATTTACTACTTTACTTCAGTTTGCAATCTCAGTTGGCAAATCTTTTTTCAGTAGTGCTTTTACCAGAGTCTGAAGCAGCAGCCTGCTGCTTTTCTATGAGTTTTTTCAGTGAAGCAACTTCTGCACTTAAATTTGCAATGCCTTGTTTTAAGTACAAGTTTTCTGATTCCAAGTGTACTCCTTGATGAATGTAGGCAGAGTCTTTCCCAACAGCAAGCGATTGGTTTGTTAGTACAACAGGGGAACACGACCGGCGAACATTTTTATAAGCCCCGTCCAATTTCTCTTCACTTTCTTTTTGACGCCAAAGTTCTGGTTTGTGAGACCAATCATTGATGCTTGCGACCTGAATGGACAAAGGAGCTAAGGAGGGATGTACTGGATTTGAAGCATTGCATTTAAACATTGCTGCACTGTTCAATGGATAAGATATTTTAGTAGAAATATTACTGGCTGATGATGACTGTTTCTCTGGCGTTTCATAATATGCCTCCACATTCTCTACTTTAATCTGGATTGCTCTAGCCTTAATACGAAGCTTGTGAGGCAATGCAGAAGAGTTTGATTCAGGAACCTTAACTGTGATATTGTTCACAATTTTGGGTTCTACAGGAGAAGAGATTGGGCCTTTAGGCACTTGCTGTTCATCTTCTCCATCCTCTTCAGATGTATGTTTGCCTAATGTGCCTTCATCAGCTTCTGATGTTCTTGGTGAGTTACTTGATGACCTGGCAATCTGTATAGAAGGTGGTGAATaattcctgttgaaagaactcccAATACAGTTTCTATACACAGCTGCAACATATGAACCACTATCCTCTCTGGGCTCTCTCAAACAAGTCTCAGAATCTACTTTGAACTCTAAAGGTTCTTGTTTTATAACCTTGAAGGTACCATTGGGGCTTTTACATGCAACTTGGAGAAGAGGACTTTCCCGGGCATTTGACGATATTTCTGAAACATCCGACAATGAACTTGGTGGTGAGTGTTTAATGACTGAAATACATCCATTTCCAAGAAAACTACGCTCATGATCGGGAGCAAAAGAAGGCAAATTTATATTAGAGGGTTTATAGTCTTGAAAGCATGGCCCAGAAGCATTTCCAAGATTCTGTATCTCCTGGGCATAAAATGCTGCAGTGATTAATCCAAACTTTAGTTTCAAGGCAAGAAGTTCAGATTTCAGTCGTGCATTCTCTTCACCTAATGCCATCAGTTTGTTCTCTAAAACCATATCATTCAAACGTCGTTTCTCACGAGACCTTTTGGCTGCTTCGTTATTTTTTCTTCTCTTTTCCCAGTATAATGCATCTTTTTTCTCATCAGGTATGAATTCCCGTTTTCTGCGGCAGTTTGAAGATTTCTGTTTGAGAGAGCCATTGCTCAGGTCGTCACTCAGCAAACTGTCATCTGCAGAAAATGATTCTGCCACATTTTCTAAAGCAGGAGCTAACACTACCATTTGTTCCCCAGAAATGCAAGATCCAACCAATGCTGCTTCATTCTGAAGTGCTGGCCTTTGGGCTTCCATTATGTCTGCTTtgttctttgtgtgtttgtgactgctTGGAAAGATTTTTAACTATCTTCTATTATTATGTGTCTCGGTGAAAGTTTTGTTTCCATTAGCAGGTTTCTATTTATACACTTGCACTGCTTGTGAAACAATGAAATTGGAGACCCTAATCTTACACAGATCTTCAGTTTCAAACTTGTTTTCAAAAAACTGCAAAAATTACTTTTTCACTTGGGCGATTGAAATGATGAGCATTTCCGTCAATCAGACTGTAATCTCCTTGATAACCTGAAAAAAAATTAAGCAGATATTAatcattctgaaataaaaacaatattAAAGTTTTTCCTGGGCTATCTATCTTGATGCTCATGTTTACTCAAGAAAATGCTTATTTAAAGCTAGTTTTACCATGGTCACACAGAGGTTTACAGGTAATATCTTCTAAGCTAATTTATTTACTTCATAGAACTAATAGtcgcatggaaaaatgtgggtttaACTagcttggagttttttgaagaggtaacagagagggttgatgtgggtaatgctgttgatgtggtgtacatgggctttcaaaaagtatttaatacaatgccacacaacagacttgtgagaaaagttatagctcatggaattaaagggacagtagcaaagtGAGTACAAAATttgctgagtaataggaaacagggagtaatgatcaatggatattttttgggctgaatgaagatttgtagtggagttccccagggattggtattgggacccttgcatttgcagatatatattaatgatctagattttggcgtgcaggggacaatttcaaagtttgtggatgatacgaaacttggaagcttTGTTAACTGTGAGGACAGTAAAGAACTTCAAacggacatagacaagttggtggagtgggcagagaggtggcagatgaagttcaatgtggagaggtgtgaggcaatgcattttggtaggaagaacatggagagacaatataaaacaaaaggGTTCAATtattaagggggtgcaggagcgtAGGGacttgggtatatatgtgcatagatcattgaaggtagcaggacaggtggagagagcagttaataaagcatatagtatcctgggctttattaatagggacatagagtacaagagcagggagattatgctgagcttatataagatactagttagatctcagctgcagtactgtgtacagttctgggcacaacACTATTGGAAAAATGTGAACGCAACAAACGAGTGCaaaaaaggtttacaagaatggttccagggatgagaaattttagCTAAGAAgctagattggagaggctgggactgtcctccttggagagaaggctaagaggagatttgatggaggtgttcaaaatcatgagggggctgggtagagtagatagggagaagctgttcctgcttgtaaaaggatcaagaacgagagggcacggatttaaagtgatttgcaaaagaagcaaacatgatgtgaaaaaaaactttttcacacaacgagtggtttgagtctggaatgcactgcctggaaatgtggtggaggcaggttcaatcgaggcattcaagagggtgttAGACGATTAGAAACAATgagcaagggtatggggaaaaggcaagagaataGCACtcagtcataatgctcattcagagagccggtgcagacatgatgggccgaattgtctccttctatgctgtaacattctgtgattctgattctgtgatatttTGCTGATCTCTAAGCAGCAGGTTGAATGAAAAAGAATATTCAGGGGAAATGCAGACTCATCATAAGCCAGGTTTTATTCAGGTAACATGCTATTTTAAAAGATCAACAAGAAATTGCTGCAATATATGCAAATTTCATAAACATGAGGCTGGATATTAACTTGGAGGCAGGAGGGACTTTGTGGATGCTGGTTTGAAGTTGTAAAATCCGAGAGAACATGTGCCCAAAGATCCTGACAAATTTAAATAGCAGGACTTGATTAGCATTTTTTGTCTCTGTTTCACGGCTACAGCTAGCCAGATTGAAAAGTTAGCTTGTTATTGAGCAGTTATGCCTTCAGTACTGCGGCCAATGAAGATTGGAATCCAGAGCCAGAAAacattggtgaggctggggtcagaGGCAACTGGATGTCTAATGAGGGAGACCAAAAGGGTTGGAGCGTGTCTGATTGCAGAAAAGGGACTTAACTCCCGGATCTAGTGGGTCTTCTCCTCCCTTAAGCTGCTAGGTTTCCCTGACACCCAAAAATTTTGGCCAGCCAAGGTTAAATTTAAAATGGTGGCTAAATATGAGGTACTCAGACTTTAATATTTAAGTTACTAACCTATCTCCTGCAAGCAGATTGGTTGCCCAGCTCTTTTAAAATTGGAAGTGGGTGGGTTGAAGTCAGGATTCAGGTATTTAATGTTTTAACATCCCACTCAACCTACCAGTTGGTGGTTAAAATTTCCCCCAttgtctcaaaataaatacatttttactAAGTGCACAATCCAGCTTGGCACTCATATAGGTACTCCCCCATTATATGTAAGTTTGGTTAGAACTGACATTTTTGTCTGTCCCAACTAAATACAGACACTGTTCCTTCTCTGGAGCAATTATCCCTGAAAAACCTTGAAATCTAAAGACACCATGGAATTGGGGAAGCCCTATTGTGTAACTATAGATACCCTACAATTGAAGCCTTTCCCTTTGCAATCTCTCCAATACAGGATATATAGTGGTCTGGAGTTCATATCAACAAAGTCTTGGGCCAGAACACTGATAGCTAAGAAAATAAAGATTAAAATAAGGAAATGAGTAAAAGACCGATGATTAGAAATCAGACTAAAATGATTGCTCTATTAGATCAAGTAATATATCCCAACCAATTTATCTAAAGGACAATTCTGTATTTTATAAAGTGTTGTTTCTTGAAAACTCTAAATGCTGCAAATAACCATATACTCAAAAATATTATTTTTGTTAGTCACAACTTGGAAAATTATTCACAGGACCTGGATCCCACCCACCAAGTTAACTCCCAAGAGGGATTACTAGTGGAAATTATTACCAGCAAGTTTTAAAATGACTAACATTTACATAGAATAAATAGCCAAGCACAATATCTGACGGTGAATTTTCAAACATAATTTGTTTGAACTTTTCACTCATCAACACAGTAAATACAAAACTTATAGCATTATAGTAGAAAAAAAATTGTACAACTTTACTGGCCCAAGTACAAAGGCTGGTAACTTCATCAGTTCTTCCAAAGAAATAACTGACGAAAGCTACATTTCACTTTTTATTAATTAGTTCCTCTGACTCGTCATTCTTTTTTAGTGCTTGGGAAAATGCATATATATCACTGACAAAACAAAAGCCACAAAGTACCTGCCTTTACTGAAGCACTGTGTAGTAAAAAGCAATGTGAATGATGCCAAGCAGTCTCCAAACATACATAAATACAAATGTATTTAAAAAGTCTTAATTAATTTTACTAAAATTGCTCTCTCTGCATTTACTTGGGTGAAGGCTTACTTAAAAAAACAGTATTTAAGTAAAATGTAATTAAAAGATTTGCTGTTATCCTAAATCAGGTGGATTCATCTCAGCAGTGAGCTATTACCACTGCTGCTGACAAAACAATATTGATAAAACTGGGTCAAGAAAAGACTTGAAGCAACAGAAAATCTTCTCCCTCCGTTCCCAACCAAACAACAGATTAAAATATAGCTGTGTCATCAATTAAAAAAGATTTCACCGTCTTTTAATCTTCAGTTTGCTTTTtgaaattgaaataaattttccaATAACCAATTTTAAGAATTGAGGTACAATATTTATGTAACCTTTTTTTTATTTACtagttcatgggaagtgggcatcgctggctaggccagcatttattgcctatctctagttGCCCcgcagaaggtggtggggagctgctatCTTGATCCGCtgtagtccgtgtggtgtaggtacacacattgCTATTAGatggggaattccaggattttgacccagcaacagtgaaggaacggcaatatagttccaagtcaggatggtgagtggcttggacaggaacttgcatgtggtggcattcccatgcatctgctgcccttgtccttctaggtggtagagctcacaggtttggaaggtgctgccaaagaagctttggtgagttactgcaaagcaccttgtagatgatacacactgctgccactgtacatcggtggtggagggagtgaatgtttgtgtatgtgatgccaatcaagcagtctgctttgtcttggatggtgtcgagcttcttgagtgttgttggagctgcactcatccaagcaagtgaagagtattccatcacactcctgacttgtgctttgtagatggtggacaggctttggggagtcaggaggtgagttactcattgcaggattcccagcctctggacctgctcttgtagccacagtatttatatggctagtccagttcagtttctggtcaatggtaatccctaggatgtttatagtgggagattcagcaatggtaatgccattaattgtcaaggagcgatggtcaggttctctcttgttagggatggtcattgcctggcagttgtgtgcatgaatgttacttgccacatatcagctcaagcctgaatgttgtccaggtcttgccgcatatggacacagactgctccagtatctgaggagttctgAATGGTGgggaaaattgtgcaatcatcagcaaacattcccacttctgaccttatgatggaaggaaggtcattgatgaagcagctgaagacggttgggcctagggtactaccctgaggaacgcctTAGTGACGTCCTGGGACTGATATAATTAAATCCCAATTTCAAATTCCAATTTCAATAATTGAATGCATTTAAAGTAGAATGAAACAATTGTAAATTCTTAGTCATTAATCTTTTTCCTCTAGCAGAACATCGTGAGGGGTGGCCGGTTCCAGACAACTGTAAAATATTAACTGGCAAATAGTCCAACGGCTTTGTTATCTTGCACAAAATACAACTCAGAAACCCAATAAAAATTATATCACTGAAGTCAAAGACCCAAAATGACCAGATTTTATTCAGTTTTCAAAAACGGATTTTAAAGCAATGATTAATTGCTGATGATTAATTGGTTACCAAGTGATGGTTAATTGGTCACTGAATAGCCTCAATTCACTTTACTAACAATGTAACTGCACTCCTGCTATGCAGATTTATATAAAAATAACTGCCTTGACCGGCTCAATGAACAATCATGGATACCTGCACTGCTTTAGAAATGGTTGTACAATATGACATTCAGTAATATTATCAGCAGCTCATATAATTTATCTTTAACTCTTTGAACCATAGAGGAATAGTTCACCAAAtaacccttttttaaaatttttaagtgTAATTTTCTTATTGCAAATTTTCATTACCTCATACATTACTTTTCTAAGTCATTTCCACAGAAGGTAGATCCAGAAACTGTGTTGATTATTTGAAACCATCATAGGTGAATTAATTTCCTCAAATAAATTTGCTAAGTTTTAACTATCAAGGCTTGCAATGAAAATTTCAATTTGGTTATTCATAAAACATGTTGCTAAAACATTTAACTATTAGCTGAAATCCCTCACAATCTTGTTTACTTACAAACTGCTGCAGCCGTTATAAGGGGGAAGTGCAACATTTAGCAGAGCTGGTTCTAAGCCTTATTTCACTATATTATTGAATGTTTATAAATGGATAGTGGATAATGTGACTGAGCTGGGGGCTGCAGTTCAAATGAACAAACAACTGAAATTAGTTTAACAATAATTtcataataaatgttttaatactTGCATTTTCTAACATCAATATAAATGGTATAATGAATCTTAGGTTTTGCAGAAATGTTTTTAAATGTTGATTGATATGTAAAGTGCTGGATAATACACTATTGAAAATTAAATTTATTTGTGCTAAACTATGTTGAGCCTCATTTCCTAGCTATAAAATGTTGTCTTGAATGCAGCTGAAATCTGATCATTTTATTTCTGTATTCATGGAGAGAAACTGAACACCTAATTTGTTTCATTAAAAGATTACGATATTTACCAAACTGGTCACTGCttatttattaaactgtttatttCTTAGCTTTGATCATATAAATTATATTTATCAACCTATCACTCAATTGATACTGCTTTTTAAGTCATGGCAACTGCCTAGCCATGTAAAGGGTACATAGTTCACTAGTTGTGGCACAATAGTATGACCACTCTCAAAAGCAAAAGTAAACTACACTAGTGAGGTGGACAATCAGTTAACCTTTTCATTTTTAGGTCTATTCAAAAACTGTAACCAATGTAAGCAACATAATTCTTGTGTTTATCTTTATACTTCAAAACCATTTGtataaacagaaaaaaaatctatCCACAGTAAAATCTTCTAAGTTTGTTGTAATGCTCAACTGTAACCATGACTTTGTTTTGTTTTCTATTATTAAAATGGGTCAAACTTGATTATTGGGTTCAAGATGTTGCATTTcagttgactttttaaaaatcataatagCTAAGGTCACAATATTTACTGTTACACAATAGATTTTGACCTTGTTTAATGTGCATACAGGAAACAATATTGTTGTCAATTTTCATAAAGACTTTAATATCTAAAACTTGCACATAATGACTTTCAGTAATAATTTCTTGTTGCTAAAAAGATAAATGTATTGTAAATTCATTCACCATATCTAATGTGATGTATATTTTATTGAACCTTGTAAGATTCTAACAGCTCATTGGATCAATGATGTGTGTAGTTTGGTAGGGTGCCACAATGCCAAGCCAAAATATCATAAGCCTGTGCTGTAAACTAATCTTAGCCAAGGTACTAGGGAGAAATACAAGCCTTGCCAGCAtgattcaggagaggaggggctAAAGCGAGGAAGTATCAGTCAATTGGTACAAGGAAAAAAATGTACACAGTATTGCAATTTCACAGTGGATTGGAGTGACTATCCCTGACCAAAATGCTAGATAAAGCTAATTTGAGTTTcaaatgaaatttgaattcatttagTCCCAGAAAACACTGCAGTAATTTCTGCAGCATCAGTGTCAATACTTTACAGTGACTAATTTGCTTTTCCCCTGATTTTGTCACAATGTGAAATGCATAATGATGGGTGTCAGGGCAAAGCAAGAAGTTTCTGTTTTGACCCTGAATAACAAGTACTGTGCATAAGGGAAGATGACGGTGGCGCCATCTGAAGAACTTTCCCCGCATTGCAACTCAGCGATCCAATCCAACGCCGTTGATGACAACATTACTGAGCACCGGGAAAATGAAGCTATTATACCAAATGACCTATTTAACCAGCCACACACAATTCAGACCTGCTGTCAGGTCAACAATAATTGTGACACACATTTTAAACACCATAATGTGCTTAATTTTAAACAAGTAACAAGGCAGCTTGCCCATAAAAACTCCTCTAGCAGTGGGGGTATATCTGCTTCTTTCGTAAATCGATAGTAAGAGACTGAATTAGCCAGAACCAATTTGGCAAGGAAATTACTTTTAAATAATGATAACATGGATGAATGTGCATTAATAGGAAttaactggatttttaaaaaacacattgaAGTCCGGAGCTTTCTCTAGTCACCAACTGGTTATCAAATCAtcagatttattttaaaaaaacacaatccACGTTCTTACCACTGGAAAAAACAAGTTGTACTGATGATTTGGGTTACATTAAATGATCCACTATCACAACGAGAGGGGGAAAAGGAAACTTCAGCTGAAGTAATGGGTCCCCCCATTAAAGAACGTCTTGAGAAAGCCCTTCTCCGATTTCTGGTGAGTGGCAGCcagtacccccccacccccaatgttGTTGAGTGTGTTGATAACGCTAAGCGTGTTTATAGCTGCACTGATGAAATGTTCTGGAAAGATGTGCCAATCCTGACGCGATTGCTTCACAATAATAATGtacctctgtgtgtgtatgtgtgttgtgttttctctccctctcattggatTGCGACAGTTAGAGTCAGGATACGTGACTAAAGCAGCATCCATGCTCATCCTGCGGCTGATTCATCCTCATTCAGCTCTTCGTCTTGCTCTTCACTCCGATCCGCCCTGAACAAAGGAATGCAACCGCTGCCCTTCACGTGTTCCCAACACCAACGCCTACAACATACTCCTTTGTACTAGGAAAAAAAGCCGCGCCATCTGCCTaagaaaaactttaaaaaaaacaaagcttTTCTCGCAGTTTTTTTTGAAGATTGAGCCAGAGGAGACATGTAGGTCCGCTCACATTCCAGTGGACAATTATAATTTAAATGCTTACTCCATGGAAGCATTATTTCATGGATTCCTGGACATCGACACCAAAAAAAACTTCTTTCCTAAAACATATCTACTTTGTAATAGTTGTATGGTTAAGATTGCACAATCTCTATAAATCCTGACTTTCGATTTCCACCTTCTCCTCCCGATTACGTGGTGCAACATTTTCAAACAGGCGTGCTTCGCTTCAAATGGATAGGACAGTCAGTTGCCACAATGAATGATACATTTGATCAATTAACCGATGTGAGTAACACAAGGTCCTGGAAATAGTCgaatctctttttttaaaaaaaggattcgGTCATACTACAGCAATGACCGTTTCCAAAACATTGTTGCATACATTTACTTAACTatttaaaaatactttttttttaaaaacgggACAAGACAGCACTGCCCCGTGTCCTAATTTCCTAATACCAGGATTACAAAAGCGCCCATTCAGCCTCTTTATGCTGCCAGCGTTTTATAATGGCTATATTATGCAATGTTTACAAGAACAAGCCCTACAGTACAAGGCACAGGATGTGCTCTGCAGGCGAACAACCTATTAATAATAACGCAATAATACCATAAAATACACACAAGAATGGGGAATTCGTCACATAAAGAAATAGTTAGCCCATTACACACATTGCCCAGCACCAACCTGTTTGTTCAGGATTACATACACGTACATGAATTCTGTGAGACAGACATCCTAACTCCTTGTTATAAAATTATGAAGACTACCGCGTTCTtttgtgtgttttggggtttttctcCCCTCTCTTTAGTTTTGTGCCAAGACGCAGAACACCTAGATCGTCGGTACAAGGGCTAGCAGCGCTCCTCTGGTTACATAATAGGATAGTATGGTCAGTGTCTCCTCTATGGATAGATATTATAAATATAGAATTTATATATAGAAGCTGTTCGTCACAGTAAGACGCGCAACGCTGCCGCTCTGGAGCTTTGCGCCTTTAGGCGGAGATTAAATCCATTTTATTACAATGCACTACCCCAGAAAGCAATACATCAAACTAGCATTTACCTCACGAAGCAGCATCAACTACCGCCGCAAAGTGCCGAAGCAGAGCTCGTCGTGGGCGGTGAAAGTCCACCTGTGTTTACTTTTTAGCCCTCTTTCTCTTCTTTCCCACTTCCCATTGAAACCTCGCCGTGCCTCTCCTCACAGAGCCGTCTGTCTGATGCTGATGGAGCCCGAGATCTGTGTTAGTAGGTCAGCCGCCGAACAACCTACTCTGAGCAAAAAAAAAGGGAACCGCCTGATTGGCAGCGCGTTCGACCGCACAGCGAAGAGCAGCAGCGGGCGAGGAGCAGGGGAGCGGCCAATGTGGCCGGAACCAGGGCTGAAAGAGGGCGGGTGCTGAGATTGTACTGGGTTAGGTTGAAAAGCGGCACAGTATAACACGCTGTTGCATAACTGGAGAGAAATAAGAGTTACGGACGCAGACGGAGGGGGTGCTGATCTCACTAAATTGCTATTTAGGTAACATCCAGCAGG
This is a stretch of genomic DNA from Carcharodon carcharias isolate sCarCar2 chromosome 4, sCarCar2.pri, whole genome shotgun sequence. It encodes these proteins:
- the nfil3 gene encoding nuclear factor interleukin-3-regulated protein, which encodes MEAQRPALQNEAALVGSCISGEQMVVLAPALENVAESFSADDSLLSDDLSNGSLKQKSSNCRRKREFIPDEKKDALYWEKRRKNNEAAKRSREKRRLNDMVLENKLMALGEENARLKSELLALKLKFGLITAAFYAQEIQNLGNASGPCFQDYKPSNINLPSFAPDHERSFLGNGCISVIKHSPPSSLSDVSEISSNARESPLLQVACKSPNGTFKVIKQEPLEFKVDSETCLREPREDSGSYVAAVYRNCIGSSFNRNYSPPSIQIARSSSNSPRTSEADEGTLGKHTSEEDGEDEQQVPKGPISSPVEPKIVNNITVKVPESNSSALPHKLRIKARAIQIKVENVEAYYETPEKQSSSASNISTKISYPLNSAAMFKCNASNPVHPSLAPLSIQVASINDWSHKPELWRQKESEEKLDGAYKNVRRSCSPVVLTNQSLAVGKDSAYIHQGVHLESENLYLKQGIANLSAEVASLKKLIEKQQAAASDSGKSTTEKRFAN